The DNA segment TCGATCCCGTCGATCTGCACGAACCCGTAGCTACACTCCGGACAGCGCCACTTGACCTTCTCACCGAGGTGGATGTTCGTGCTCGCTGCCCGGTAGAACGTTCGTTCGGTTCCACAGTCCGGGCAGTCGTGGTCGAGCTCTTGGGCCATGGCTTCCTCTCGTCGACGCGCCTGTTTAACGGTAGTGATCCGATCGATCCTCGTAAATCACATGCGACGATATCGAGTTCGGACGCGTGGACTCGCGTCTCACTTGAAGGCGGTGTGGGGATGGGAAGGTAACCGGTCGTCGGAGCGGCCCGGGATGGGCCTACCCCACGTCTGTCGTCTAATCCGGGGTCCAGCGTTGTCGCTGGGACCCATATCGGGAGTTACCGAGTTCGCGGAGATCGAGCGCAAGCGGGACCTCTCGATTCATCCCTACCTGCTTTTTCCAGTAAGTATGGTAGACCAAGGTAGAGTTATTTACATCGGACGATATATAGGCCAACAATGATCAAAATAGAGGTAGGTAATCTCTTAAAAAATCCCTCGACTCCCAGTGAAGCGATCGTACTGGAGGTCGCGAGTCGAACCGGCATGGATCCGTTCGATCTCCCGCCGCTGTACCAGTACGTCGATCCGGAGGCGTTGGATCGACTGGTTCTGGGACCCGGTTCGTGCCGCGCGACGTTTGAGTACGCTGGGTACGGAGTGACAGTCCACGAGACGAATCAGATAGACCTCCGCGAACTCGGAAGCGATCGTGCGGAGGACGACTGACGACGATCGTCTCGCGATCCCACTCGCCTCGTCACACGTCCCTTTCCGGTCGGTTCCCCCTACGAGACACGCCGCTCCCGTCGGGGGTTCGTACTTCCCTCTGCCGGCGACTCGACCGTCGCCGTACCGGGACGCCGACCCAAGTCGATGTGGGGGCGACCGACGAGCCATCCTCGAACCTAGCTCGCAGCGACGAGGCCTCGAACGTTCGTGCGCGGCGAGCGAACCCGGCGGTCGCTCGACCTTCAATACGTAGCGTGGGCCGCTCGACCGGCTATACATCGAGACGGAACCCCTTTGGACTCCTACTGGATATACGGGGTGTATGCAGCCCACTGGTCCATCCGCCGAACCGACGAAGCGTCTCGTCTGTCGGGACTGTAACTGGACGACGAAGAGAACTGACGGCGAGAGCCGGGAGAGCGCGGACCGAGCGGCCATCGGGCACTACACCGCGACCGGTCACTCGATCGAGTCCTCGGACGCGTTTCAACGGTCCGGTTCCGACGCGACGAACGCGACGTCGTCCGCCTTGCAGGGTCGAAGCGACGACTGAATCGACCGCCACGGTACTCGTTCGACGTCGAACCGCCGATAGCGTCACTCCCTCTCGATCGGTGCTCGATCGAGTCCGTG comes from the Halalkalicoccus sp. CG83 genome and includes:
- a CDS encoding DUF7838 family putative zinc beta-ribbon protein encodes the protein MAQELDHDCPDCGTERTFYRAASTNIHLGEKVKWRCPECSYGFVQIDGIDSSQA
- a CDS encoding HalOD1 output domain-containing protein produces the protein MIKIEVGNLLKNPSTPSEAIVLEVASRTGMDPFDLPPLYQYVDPEALDRLVLGPGSCRATFEYAGYGVTVHETNQIDLRELGSDRAEDD